Proteins encoded by one window of Lasioglossum baleicum unplaced genomic scaffold, iyLasBale1 scaffold0086, whole genome shotgun sequence:
- the LOC143219865 gene encoding uncharacterized protein LOC143219865, protein MPDRSPFRILQANLNRCRRAQDLMVQHLAEFGVGLAVVTEPYFIPSHPHWFGDVEGSVVVWFSRDRTAPPCTEVDRDRGMVLVKWGRFSVVGCYSSPNCGLDELEAFLDRLGVMITPYLAGPVLVLGDLNARSTEWGNPRTNVRGEALAIWAGGMGLRLINRGSVPTCVRWNGWSIVDVSFATDAASRHVSNWRVWDGETLSDHCYVLMDVAVASDPSLDTPPPAWHPFSA, encoded by the coding sequence ATGCCTGATAGGTCCCCCTTCCGGATACTGCAGGCCAACCTCAATAGATGCCGCCGGGCGCAAGACCTTATGGTCCAGCACCTGGCGGAGTTTGGGGTTGGCCTGGCAGTGGTCACGGAACCCTACTTCATCCCCTCCCATCCGCACTGGTTTGGGGATGTGGAGGGTTCCGTGGTGGTGTGGTTTAGCCGTGATAGAACGGCTCCCCCCTGTACCGAGGTCGATCGGGACAGGGGGATGGTGTTAGTTAAATGGGGAAGGTTTTCAGTTGTGGGATGCTACAGTTCGCCGAATTGTGGCCTCGACGAGTTAGAGGCGTTTTTGGACCGGCTGGGGGTAATGATTACCCCCTATTTGGCCGGTCCGGTGTTGGTCCTGGGGGATCTCAATGCGAGATCTACGGAGTGGGGTAACCCCAGGACCAATGTCCGAGGCGAGGCCCTGGCGATTTGGGCGGGGGGGATGGGGCTCCGGTTAATAAACCGGGGCTCCGTACCAACGTGCGTGAGGTGGAATGGTTGGTCGATCGTCGATGTTTCGTTTGCAACCGACGCCGCCTCACGTCACGTGTCCAACTGGCGGGTCTGGGATGGTGAAACACTTTCGGACCACTGCTACGTCCTGATGGACGTGGCGGTGGCATCGGACCCGTCGTTGGACACGCCCCCCCCGGCGTGGCATCCCTTCAGCGCCTAG
- the LOC143219866 gene encoding uncharacterized protein LOC143219866: protein MRLRLTFRLTQVLSGHGCFGEYLHRMGREPTAQCHHCDAEVDTARHTLEECRAWAGPRRALCFAVEGWDLSLPVVLVRMIESERSWRAVTSFCEEVMSRKEVAERAREADPNSARRSTKRTQCTPGTDYCMTTERARRRVYCKMTPPKFPLEKVYGAGEGYPSTGGGDVVARASPASSSGNRDLGLVDHLATREVMATSDASVSGDASHALSVGEVPEVGVASASAPPSLDVDKAGGSTGATGRATRQSSRTAATKGGPVVIIDDTDDDTANPGHDLPWLGDTFQLGGGSDHTSASGRSHKRRREHQSDSDNEQATGSRKGEKKSISRKKDSTPAVAEMARQISGLSTGEIMQEFLQKVRLVETTALKSGNLKGTYVRDLKVSARYAEAALLEVVQRGEKVPGPPNAADLPVAASFPPPQDTEARIRSLQKQNEHLRGMVAELEATIKAYREEMMTMKRSGVASQLLPPPAKPSSSSPPRAETTQPGKSVVVLSDPPPPSPEPGAGSSGLLEQLGALLDAKLAPIKRVQARLSEAVFGPPRSPPAPRNGGKVPADPPKPSPPLPAGTSSSSRPGDGKKKKKKKTKKKKSAPAPSSQPSKTAPARTVPVNPSSEGTWADVVGRKAKRAAKKAANPPPPPSKGLQGAPQGKGKGGRAPPRVATPPKTAAISLSIPEGCKTTLAEAMAAAKAAIKLSELGVGEIRTKRAVTGGLLLEIPGPEGGAKADALASKMAAALIGLGVRVNRPLKTADLRLRGLDDSVTPEEVKAAVAEATGCPPDTIKVGDIKSPAAGLGTTWLKCPAAAARLLAGAGKLRVGWSTAKVEALAARPLQCFRCLAVGHVRQRCTSTVDRSGQCYKCGVTGHRANVCPAAPRCPICTELGRPAGHKAGSGLCPPLPRKGRKVGGKGPTDKPTMEEGGGTEIMEVDPSPSSEPAGRAEAAPGASTGP, encoded by the exons ATGCGGCTACGACTGaccttccgcctcacgcaggtaCTCTCTGGTCATGGATGTTTCGGGGAGTATCTGCATAGGATGGGGCGGGAGCCGACGGCACAATGCCACCACTGTGATGCGGAGGTGGACACGGCGCGGCACACGTTGGAGGAGTGCCGTGCTTGGGCTGGACCGCGCCGTGCCCTCTGCTTTGCAGTGGAagggtgggacctctcgctcccggtTGTATTGGTCCGTATGATCGAGAGCGAGAGGTCGTGGAGAGCGGTGACCTCCTTCTGCGAGGAGGTCATGTCGCGGAAGGAGGTCGCTGAGCGAGCTCGGGAGGCGGACCCAAACTCGGCAAGAAGGAG TACAAAACGAACGCAGTGCACTCCAGGGACGGATTATTGTATGACGACTGAAAGGGCACGTAGGAGAGTTTATTGCAAAATGACACCGCCTAAGTTCCCTTTAGAAAAAGTTTACGGTGCAGGGGAGGGATACCCCAGTACCGGCGGTGGGGACGTTGTCGCGCGAGCGTCCCCGGCGTCGTCATCCGGCAATCGCGACCTCGGGTTGGTGGACCACTTGGCCACCCGAGAAGTAATGGCGACAAGCGATGCCTCCGTGAGCGGAGATGCCTCCCATGCTCTGAGCGTGGGAGAGGTCCCAGAGGTGGGAGTGGCATCTGCCAGTGCCCCCCCATCTCTGGACGTGGATAAggcaggaggttcaacgggcgcGACGGGCCGCGCAACGCGCCAATCGTCGAGAACTGCCGCGACGAAGGGAGGTCCGGTGGTGATAATCGACGACACCGATGACGACACTGCCAATCCCGGCCACGACCTACCGTGGCTGGGCGATACCTTCCAGCTGGGAGGTGGATCGGACCACACGTCCGCGTCCGGGAGGTCCCACAAACGCCGGCGGGAACATCAGTCCGACTCGGACAACGAGCAGGCCACGGGGAGTCGGAAGGGCGAGAAGAAGTCCATCTCGAGGAAGAAGGACTCCACCCCAGCGGTGGCGGAGATGGCGAGGCAGATCAGCGGCCTCTCCACAGGCGAGATCATGCAGGAGTTCCTGCAGAAGGTCCGCCTGGTGGAGACAACCGCCCTCAAGAGTGGCAACCTTAAGGGCACTTACGTGCGCGACCTCAAGGTGTCTGCACGTTATGCCGAGGCGGCACTACTTGAGGTCGTGCAGAGGGGGGAAAAAGTACCGGGCCCCCCCAACGCCGCTGATCTGCCTGTGGCAGCCTCCTTCCCTCCCCCGCAGGATACAGAAGCCCGTATACGCTCGCTGCAAAAGCAGAACGAGCACCTGCGGGGGATGGTGGCGGAACTTGAGGCCACCATCAAGGCATACAGGGAGGAGATGATGACAATGAAGAGGAGTGGAGTGGCTTCGCAGCTTCTCCCCCCTCCCGCCAAGCCGTCGTCATCATCTCCTCCCCGAGCGGAAACAACACAGCCGGGGAAGTCGGTGGTGGTCCTGTCCGACCCTcctcctccgtcaccggagccggGGGCGGGCTCAAGCGGGCTCCTGGAACAGCTGGGAGCCCTGCTAGATGCCAAGCTGGCGCCCATAAAGAGGGTGCAGGCGAGGCTGAGCGAGGCGGTTTTCGGGCCCCCTCGCTCGCCCCCTGCCCCTCGAAACGGTGGCAAGGTCCCGGCGGACCCCCCCAAGCCCTCTCCTCCTCTTCCCGCCggcacttcttcttcttcacgcCCGGGAGacgggaaaaagaagaagaagaagaaaacgaagaagaagaagagtgcCCCCGCCCCCAGCTCGCAGCCGAGTAAGACGGCTCCGGCCCGCACCGTGCCAGTCAACCCCTCCTCTGAGGGGACCTGGGCGGATGTTGTGGGCCGGAAGGCTAAGAGGGCGGCCAAGAAGGCCGCGAACCCTCCCCCGCCCCCCTCTAAGGGACTCCAAGGGGCCCCTCAGGGAAAGGGAAAAGGAGGGCGAGCCCCGCCCAGGGTGGCCACCCCTCCAAAGACGGCAGCGATTTCGCTGTCCATTCCGGAGGGGTGCAAGACCACCCTGGCGGAGGCGATGGCGGCGGCGAAAGCGGCCATCAAGCTCAGCGAGCTGGGGGTGGGAGAAATCCGCACCAAGCGGGCGGTGACCGGGGGTCTTCTACTGGAGATCCCCGGCCCTGAGGGAGGTGCCAAGGCCGACGCCCTGGCATCAAAAATGGCCGCGGCACTAATCGGCCTGGGGGTGCGGGTCAACAGGCCCCTGAAAACGGCGGATCTCCGCCTGAGGGGCCTGGACGACTCCGTCACCCCCGAGGAGGTGAAGGCGGCGGTAGCTGAAGCCACGGGGTGCCCACCCGACACTATTAAGGTCGGGGACATCAAGTCCCCGGCAGCAGGGTTGGGCACCACGTGGCTGAAATGCCCCGCCGCGGCCGCCCGCCTTTTGGCGGGCGCGGGAAAGTTGCGGGTGGGCTGGTCCACCGCAAAAGTAGAGGCACTGGCCGCAAGGCCGTTGCAGTGCTTCCGTTGCCTGGCGGTTGGACACGTCAGGCAGCGGTGCACTAGCACGGTCGACCGTAGCGGCCAGTGCTACAAGTGCGGTGTGACCGGCCATCGGGCTAATGTGTGCCCGGCGGCCCCCCGGTGCCCGATTTGCACCGAGCTGGGGAGACCGGCCGGGCACAAAGCGGGGAGTGGCCTGTGCCCCCCGCTCCCGAGGAAAGGTCGAAAAGTCGGTGGGAAGGGGCCCACCGACAAACCGACCATGGAGGAAGGCGGGGGGACGGAAATCATGGAGGTGGATCCCTCGCCTTCCTCTGAGCCGGCTGGCCGTGCGGAGGCCGCACCGGGAGCGTCAACGGGACCTTAA